A genomic region of Trichothermofontia sichuanensis B231 contains the following coding sequences:
- a CDS encoding DUF4278 domain-containing protein gives MKLTYRGVSYEPAPSTLPVVEEPVGGIYRGAVWRRHRPQQAPVLQPSVQLTYRGVPYAAHLCHAPVHAPEPSVATAPQSAMPQDILAQGAAVAAFHFPRKSKRELLSETWQRHRQNMRLSTERRLEVARQKGDARLVQLLEQELQQLAY, from the coding sequence ATGAAACTCACATATCGCGGTGTTAGTTACGAGCCAGCTCCTTCAACCTTACCCGTGGTGGAAGAACCCGTTGGTGGCATTTATCGGGGCGCCGTTTGGCGGAGACATCGTCCCCAGCAAGCGCCGGTGTTGCAGCCATCGGTTCAACTTACCTACCGGGGGGTGCCCTACGCGGCGCATCTTTGCCATGCGCCAGTCCATGCACCAGAACCTAGTGTGGCGACAGCCCCGCAGTCAGCAATGCCCCAGGATATCCTGGCCCAAGGTGCGGCGGTGGCCGCTTTTCACTTTCCCCGCAAGTCAAAACGAGAATTATTGAGTGAAACCTGGCAACGCCATCGTCAGAATATGCGTCTTTCGACTGAACGTCGTCTGGAAGTCGCCCGCCAAAAGGGGGATGCCCGGTTGGTGCAACTGTTAGAGCAGGAACTGCAACAGTTGGCGTATTAA